One Antedon mediterranea chromosome 1, ecAntMedi1.1, whole genome shotgun sequence genomic window, CACTACAAAACATATCCGACTCTCCACCAGCAGCCAACAAAATAATAGATGACATTTTTTGGTATTAACTGGAATGTTCAACgcaatacaaatatataatacagtaaccAACAGTAGTTGTTTCAGTtatgtttgtaggcctatgtacgtGAAACGGGACGTGAAACCATTATTTAATATCTTAGTTGGGCTAGCTATTGCTTCTCCctcctaaatatatttatataaaacgtTACAATGACCAGATAACTATCTTATCACTACTTGTAGAAACAATGAGTTGATGGTCGCGTGTAAGCGCCAGGCCGTACGGAATGCCATGGTTCGCCATGTCTAATTTAGCGATGAATGTTCCATCAGATCGATACGCTTTTACCGAGTTGTCCGCGGCATCTGCGGCAACGATGATACCACTTGCCTGGTCTACAGACACATGCCTAGCCCCAGTTAACCTTCCTTCACCCACAGTTGATCCGGATAGAGCTCCTCTGAACTGCCCTGCCGTTGAAAAAACTAAAATACAACTCTCATTTCGATCTGCAACGTACAAAATCTCGCCATAAACCGCAATTCCAAAGGGACGAATCAACTGGTCACTAGTACTAATCGCACGTGGACCAATGTTGTGTAATAACTCGCCATTTCTTTGGAAGATCAACACATTGTCATGTAAGCCACAAACATAAATTCGATCCAAATGATCGCATGTAATGCCACGATTGACGCGCATTCGTCCTATATACCGTTCACGTTTAGCGTTCTGACATTCAAGACCAAAACAGTCTAAAATCTGGCCTTCATTtgtatatatacttatatactTTGAGCCATCAACTATGATAATCTCATCTTTGTGATTGACACAAACCCCTTGTGGGTTCCAAAGTTTACCCTTCTCTGTACCGTTACCGCCAAAACACTTTGAAGTCGGATTTCTTGGAGAAAACAAGTACCCACAATGCTTATCGAATGATATGACAACTACTGTGCCATCCTTGGTAATTGCAACGCCAGACGGTCGTAGAATTTTAAACTCAGATTTTGGCGTCATATTTTGAATATTCAAATGTGTTGTTATAACTGTATTTGAAATTGGACAATTTGTCTGATTGGTTAGAATTTGTTCAACTTCCTGGAAAGCGGTGACGCTTTGAGAAGGTACAGTGTGCAGCCTACCAATATTATTCAGAATTACCTCAATGTTTGGTAGTTGGAAAGTAGGTTGCAGGAGTAGTTCGTCTGCTGTTAGACTGTGCAGTTTTTTTAGACAGTTTTTCGAGGTTTCCATTACTTTGCGAGCTTCATTCACATCCATATACATCAGGTTGTTCTTTGTTCCACTGCAAAACTCTTCAATCCTTCTGACAGACCTTCTTCGTATTTCCTGTGCTTTGGCAAATTCATCTAATGAatctacaaaaagaaaaaaactgaAGAAATTACTGAAGAAATAATTTGAAGAAGAGTGTTCACAGTGAAAAATTAACACTAGAAAATTCGGAATGCCGCTTGTCGAGTTTGTAAACACTAAGTTTGTTCACCGTGAAGAATTAACACTAGAAAATTCGGAATGCCGCTTGTCGAGTTTGTAAACACTAAGTTTGTTCACAGTGAAGAATTAACACTAGAAAATTCGGAATGCCGCTTGTCGAGTTTGTAAACACTAAGTTTGTTCACAGTGAAGAATTAACACTAGAAAATTCGGAATGCCGCTTGTCGAGTTTGTAAACACTAAGTTTGTTCACAGTGAAGAATTAACACTAGAAAATTCGGAATGCCGCTTGTCGAGTTTGTAAACACTAAGTTTGTTCACAGTGAAGAATTAACACTAGAAAATTCGGAATGCCGCTTGTCGAGTTTGTAAACACTAAGTTTGTTCACAGTGAAGAATTAACACTAGAAAATTCGGAATGCCGCTTGTCGAGTTTGTAAACACTAAGTTTGTTCACAGTGAAGAATTAACACTAGAAAATTCGGAATGCCGCTTGTCGAGTTTGTAAACACTAAGTTTGTTCACAGTGAAGAATTAACACTAGAAAATTCGGAATGCCGCTTGTCGAGTTTGTAAACACTAAGTTTGTTCACAGTGAAGAATTAACACTAGAAAATTCGGAATGCCGCTTGTCGAGTTTGTAAACACTAAGTTTGTTCACAGTGAAGAATTAACACTAGAAAATTCGGAATGCCGCTTGTCGAGTTTGTAAACACAAAGTTTGCAAGTGTTGACAATGCAGCCTAGTCCACACTAGCAAACTTGTAATGTTAAAAGTGGACAAATGTGGACCCAACATcggcaaacaaacaaaaataatttcttgCAAAAGTTAGTCATTCACGATCTTGACCAACTAGTTCGCCAAGGATTGTCGACTTAGGAAATCAATAAATGTCTGTGATTCTGCTGCAGATAGACAACATTGTGGGAGACTTggattttacaaaaaaaaagttcgCTAGACGAAACATCATGAACTTGAGTACTCACCAAGACATTCCTGATGCCTATTTTTCACAATATCCAGTGCCATATGAAACGCACTATTAATCTGACCCCGTGTAGGCTCACACGTGACATCCATATTACTACTTAGATGAGTTACTTGTAACAGTTCTTCAATCTTAGAAATTGTCCCTAGTGCTTTATCTTTGATCACAGCATTCACTGTCTTCTGAAAAGATGCGTCCATGGGCATTTGTCGTCTGACTTCCATCGACGCATTTTCTGACGTCATCAACCTGAGAATTGTAATGTTGTTTGGAAATCCTTGCTTCGGTAGTTCGTAGTCTTCTCGGCACTCTGGGCATGTAACTCTGTGACGGTTATGGGATCGTGAGCTAGGAACGCTAGGTCCGATGTCACGGAGACGTTCAACACAGGCTAAACAAAGCGAATGTTGGCACGGTAACATCTTCGGTAAACGGTTCTTTTGGTTGAAGTTTTCAAAACAAATCATACATTCTAATACGCCATTATCTATACCCGCCATTTTGTACTagctgtaaaaaaaatattcatattaaagAAATAATCTTATTAAGATTCTGCTACAAAATATTGACACGTTTTTGACGAATGACATGACATTGAAACTGTGTTATGTATCCGATAAGTTTATGATCAATACACGGCATAATTTAGTTACACTGTTATCAAAATATGCTGGTTTTACACAGTTTCATTTCAGGTATAAATAACACAATAGATCAGTCGATTTACAAGCTCATTAAACAACATTCGTTTTAATCTAGTCACGCGACACATATTGACGCGCGCGTGAATGATACATAATGTGCCGATTATGAATCTTGCGACTGTCAACATAGTTTCCAGTGATTTCTAACATGAAACAAGCATAAAAACATTCGAGGACTTTACGGTACTCTTCAGTAagccattttttaaaagtattggTATTTACCAAGTGGTTTAAGTTTGGCTGAATCTCTTCGTGGTGGGTTCTCTCTGAATTGGCCTATAATAACCGAGCGTCGGTGTAGGTGGACTCATAACAGTCTTCCTCACTGAGCGAGCGGTCTCCGCAAACCTTCCCTCATTTCAACAACCAACCAGCATATTTTAAAGATCTACCGATCTGAAATAATACTTATAATTCATCTAATAAAggtgttattattatcatttcctgttatatttgtttaaatcaatAGTTTCTATGAATGTTTGACCATAAGAACGGGAAAAGAATTTTCTTTGAATAATGTGATGTATTTATCAGATTTCCTTTGCTGTGTATAACAGTAAGCAGACAAATGTGGTCTATTTTAGGCATCATTCTTAGAATGAGCTATTATAGACCTACCTACCTCAGCACCAATTCGTTGGCGCAGTCTCAAATGAATGTTAGGGTTTGGAAGCACTGCAttcattcaaaaaaaaaaattcttattttcatttgcttgattttaaataaagattatACCGTATTAAATTAAAGGACACACAGACGTGTtaactgattttttttatatttcttattgTACGGTAATTATAGGTAATCTCGACAGAAAGTATTCACACATAGAATTATTGTCAAACCTTATCTCAATTTTCATACATGTAATATACCGGTACCCAATACACAGTATTAATTCGAATAAACGCTTCGGGGGTTTATTGTTCCGaggggtttttagggggagggtGTGTTCATTCGAGGAGGCGTGTGAATCTTAAACACGATCAACATTTTCTTAGAGAACAGAATTCTGTATATAGAGTAATATGattgtatattattacagtattatgctATTGTTTCGAAACTAGCTTGTCACTAGATCGGTTCTATTATTAATCATTGCGAACCCGAAACTATTCTAATTCTCTTTCAACCTTGCGAATTTACACAATCACGAATTTTataattcaaaaaaatataaattatattaaacttACCCATAGATAATTTGTAGTGTCTGCAATAATACATGCTTAGACCACCATGTTACAACAACAAACCAACAAGCAACAGGATGCCAGCCATTCATGTCCAATACTATACCCGCTTCCAGTTAACTTTCTCAACAGCTTTACCAATCTAGGGATTATCTTACAAACTCCttttaatatattgattataaGGTATTAGATACCACGTCTGAGAAGCACGAGTGACGATCGTCCCTAAATTTAGGACCTTGAATTTGAAAAGCTTGCTCAATTGTTCCTGtttaacaaaatgattatttccGTTTCGTTTTTCACAACACTAAATCGAAACCTATATGTCCATTTCGTCAGCAGACATAATAGATAAATGTGATCTATTCCAATACAGTTTTAATTAGTAAGAAATGGTAATTTATAGAAGTTCGTTGCTTTTCGGAATACTTACAGTGTGTAGGTCTATTCacacgtaggcctacatggttATTTCGATTAACAATTTATCTGCTGTAGGCTAGTACCGGAATATATAATCTAAATGCggaatattaaaacaaatatgtttttgttttaattactaaGGAAATAGTAATTTGTTTAGTTTGTTTCTGTTCGGAAATGCGTaaggtatgtaggcctacttaaactTACGTAACGTGTTAGTGtggttaaagcttggttcccactaagacGCATTGTAtttgagttgaccaatcacaggccaCAGTTCgaatgatccatcgcgtcgtgattagTAAAATTACTTGTGGCGCGCTCAACGTCCTTGTGGCGCGCTCATTGTCCGTGCGGCGCACTCATTATCCGTGTGCGGCGCGCTCAACGTCCTTGCGCGGCTCGCTTAACATCAATTTGTGTTGCTACTGTGAACCGCCAAGTTTAACCGCGTCTTGCAGTAACATACCGAAACATAAAAGCAACATGcgtaatattaaaacaaatgtgtTCATGTTAGAAAATAATACTTGGTTTCCGTTAGTCTTTCGGACGTATTACTGATTTCCGTTAAATGTATTCGTAACTGTTATTTTGATTCTCTCTCTGTAGGTGCGTCCCAAAATTGATTCATTctgatttatatatacatatggTTTATCATGGAGGTcaacaattaaatataataattttatataaagttTTATTATTCTACTCAAGTGATACGTAGAGTCGGACTGCAGTAATAAAAATTAGCGCAACGTCGATGGTTTATATAACTTGTAAAACGGTTGCTATTGTTACGGTGATTTAAGATCGATTTTTCGGTTTGACGTCATCGATACCTCGTATACGTAATCATAACATTAGACGTAAATTTATCGTCGCGATCACGAAACCGgaatgaaaataacaataatagttAAAACATAAATGCtatacaaaaacatttgaatgattttgtttttattctaaaatgtatacatttcaAGGTTCAACCATCTTCCTATAAAAACCACTGGGATTGCAAGGCAAGTAGCATGACAACTGCCTAGCAACTTCCTGGTTATATCACACTACAGGGTTGGGGGATGATCCCCAGTCACTTTTTGATGGTAAACACATACAATCTGCAGCAACTTTTGCACTGTCAGAAAccctgtttttgttttttttataatttgtttggcTCGAGTGCCTAGTGTCCCCTCACTTCACCAcaacaacccccccccccccccccgcccccaTCCTTGTCTGTTTCAATCACTCATCGATTTATGAAAAAgatataaaacatttcaaattgTAAATCTTATAAATTTGTACAATTCCAACCATTACCCTTCTCAACAGCTTCCAGTTTCATATCGATATTAACATTGTTCACAAGCTATGAAACTAATGTTACCACGACAACCAAGAGTAAATGAAGCATGACCACACAATCCAATCAAATCATTCCCTTTTCAAGTAATGAATTTCATCACGAAAAGTTCACTTCGTTTGTTGGGCAACGGTTTGCAAAATGACCTCTTCCATTAcactaaaaaaaacacaaaatgacCTCTTCCATTACACTAAAAAAACCCACAAAAATGTAATTACTACGTTAATtttgattgttttattgtttgttattttgtgttttagtTGGCGGTAAAATGGAGGAGcaaacttaaagccttggcttaATGCGTCCTCCTTACACACTTTATATTTACTAATGTATGTtctgtatattgtactgtattgtaatgtattgtactgtattgtactgtattgtactgtactgtactgtactgtactgtactgtattgtactgtattgtactgtattgtactgtactgtattgtactgtattgtactgtactgtactgtactgtattgtactgtattgtactgtattgtactgtattgtattgtactgtattgtactgtattgtactgtactgtattgtgtgaaacaataaacttgaaatAGAATAAAAGAACATGGTATCATAACAACAATTTGGTGGTAGGATGGGCTAAGTTAAAAATAAGCATAATGACTCATTTAAACTTACCTTAAAGCATATAATATGATCTAGATTAGAAGTCCTCTTGCCCATACCCATCCTGCCAGCTTGGTAGTTTGTGTGACCTCCACCAGTATTGTCATCATCAAAATTTCCCACAttctgtaaaaacaaaatatttatgaaaaaaaaaatatctacaATAACAATCTAACAAAATTTCAGATTTATTGTGTCAAAGGTCATTGGCAAAGACAGGCGAGACCTTTGAAGTCAACTTCATGCTTTGTCAAAGGTCATGGGGACATTCATCCCTCGCTAATTCTTGACACAATATTcacattttgtaacaaattgaAAGCTCACTACTTCTAGTTTGCCAGTTAACATTGTTTCAAAGGTCATGGAAGAACACTATCAACATTGATTGACCTAGGAGCTAGTTATatcattcaatttatttaagTCTTAGGTTGTCCCTACTTCTAGTTTGCCAGTTGACATTGTGTCAAAGGTCATGGCACAACATGGATATCACTAACCTTTGTTGGACAACTTTGTGCTTTGTGTCC contains:
- the LOC140052314 gene encoding uncharacterized protein, which translates into the protein MAGIDNGVLECMICFENFNQKNRLPKMLPCQHSLCLACVERLRDIGPSVPSSRSHNRHRVTCPECREDYELPKQGFPNNITILRLMTSENASMEVRRQMPMDASFQKTVNAVIKDKALGTISKIEELLQVTHLSSNMDVTCEPTRGQINSAFHMALDIVKNRHQECLDSLDEFAKAQEIRRRSVRRIEEFCSGTKNNLMYMDVNEARKVMETSKNCLKKLHSLTADELLLQPTFQLPNIEVILNNIGRLHTVPSQSVTAFQEVEQILTNQTNCPISNTVITTHLNIQNMTPKSEFKILRPSGVAITKDGTVVVISFDKHCGYLFSPRNPTSKCFGGNGTEKGKLWNPQGVCVNHKDEIIIVDGSKYISIYTNEGQILDCFGLECQNAKRERYIGRMRVNRGITCDHLDRIYVCGLHDNVLIFQRNGELLHNIGPRAISTSDQLIRPFGIAVYGEILYVADRNESCILVFSTAGQFRGALSGSTVGEGRLTGARHVSVDQASGIIVAADAADNSVKAYRSDGTFIAKLDMANHGIPYGLALTRDHQLIVSTSSDKIVIWSL